Part of the Nothobranchius furzeri strain GRZ-AD chromosome 2, NfurGRZ-RIMD1, whole genome shotgun sequence genome, TTTTCCTGCGACGGTCTGTGATGTTTTTAGCTACTGGTTTACCCCAATTTCTCAGCAACACATCATTCTTAACATAACCAGTAgttccatttattttctttcccacatgctcaaagcagtcggtcAGAGATTTATCAGACCGTTGTTCCGCCTCCAAAGAAGCCGGACTTAGCGGAAACATGTTGGACGACACTTCATTTGTGACCAGATGAGTGGAAGAAGTTGTTTCAGCGGGATTAAGAACATCACTCTGCGAATCGTCAAACAAACTGGAGAGATCCAAAATCTCATGCGCTCTCTTAGCTTGAGATCGGGTACACACACAAGTGGGGAGCACTCCTGCGGGAGTCTCCTCACACTCTCCGGGTGCGATGTTCTCTTTCACCACTGGGGGAGGAATGACcgcacctccagccaagtcgttCCCTAAAAGAAGAGCTACTCCTTCCACAGGCAAGGAAGGGCAGACTGCTACTTCACACAACCCAGTAAAAAGTCCACTCCTTAAGTAAATCCTGTGAAGCGGGCGAGAAACAGGCACAGCATTTACTCCAGCCAACAACACGGAAGAGCCGGTAGAGCTCAAGTCATCAAATGGCAACACTTTCTGTGAAATTAACGTCTGAGAAGCCCCAGTGTCTCTTAAAATCTTAACAGGGGTCAGCTTTTCACAGCTTTCTGTAAGAGACACTTGTCCTTCTGACATGAAAGGACCAAAACCACTGTTATTTTCTCCCGACTTGGAGACAAAACCCACGGGCTGCGCAGCAGACCCTCTTTTTTCATTCCTCCGCTTGAGGATTACACAATCTCTCGCGACATGCCCCACCAGGTGGCAATAATAACAGCGAGGTTTCtgaggacgaggaggagaaggagagtttctaaaaggtgttactgacaccgggcgagcagattcaccctgatgaacaccaccaacacggtgcgtcaacacaaactcatccgccagtagggcggctgaggagagagaagagacttgtctttcatttaaatataatgccaacctctctggcaaacacttcttaaattcctccaggagaattagctctttaagatcctgtagagtttcaacctttgaggcaaggatccatttctcaaacatcagagctttttctctagagaactcaacataagtttgcgtggagagttttacattctgtgaccggaacttctgacgataggcttcaggaaccaactcataagcaacaagaacagcagctttcactttattataatccatgcTGTCAGATAAAGAAAGAGAAGCAATTACCTCTTGAGCCTTTCCGGTTAACTTACACTGCAGCATAGTGGACCACACCTCTTGGGGCCAGTCTAAAGCGGCAGCCAGACGCTCGAATGTAGCGAAGTAGCTGTCAACCTCGCTCTCCCGGAAAGTCGGCACCAGAACAAGGCACTTGCTGATGTCACACTCGTTTCTCTGTTTGTCCATGGACCTCTCGTGCTCATAGTTTGTAGTAGAAGAAACACCTCCTCTTGCTTGGTATTCCAACTCCATACGTTTCAGTTTTAACTTTGTTTCAGCCTCGATCTCACAGCGGCGGATCTCCAGTTCGATTTGCTGCAATCGGGACTTTTCCTCAGCCTCATACTTCATGCGGGCCAGCCTGAGACGAAGACGTGCATTCTCCATACTAGCAGCAGAGGAAGTGGTGGATAAACTCTCTCCTGTGAACGGCGTCTGCCGCGAAAGAGCGTCCTGTTCATCTGGGACAGAAAGGCGCTCGGGTGCAGCACCCACAGGAACGGAAGTAGCAGCTTTCACAGTCTGTCCATCCTCCATGTCCTGTTTCAGGGGCAAATCAGAAGAGTCACTGAAAGGAGGTTGTAACAAACCTTCCTTTTCCAACGCGGCCATCACAGAatcctttaagtcctttttcagcaggttctggatgccttggagaccgaggtgtacagccaactctgccagttcggtccttttgaagctttcgacctggtcccgagaaggggcagccagaaactcctttaAATTAAACATGCTCACGTTAGCACAACAACACGGGTACTCAAATCACACCACCAATCACGTTAACGTGACAAATAAATTAATAACAAAataatatcccggacgagcccccaatatgttacgacctcagcctggtctaggttcagggaggcctaacacaggaacgtgagaaaagaaaagaaacaacctgacaccaagtcacaataaaaagaaagtccttttattaactaaaggtgtccctaagggagaaaaaaaacctgtttaatgaaaataggagtttaatttaggctgcaggaacaaatgcttgagggcttaaagtaactaaaggagcaaataacaatgggaacggaaactaactggttctgaaaataaaacaggaacaagggagcttgcccggaggccttaccaaaaggtccactggtgaaccaactcacccacgcaacagtcaactctgttaagagcaaagaaaaccggagctcaaccggttttcttatgcgggtggaaattaaaccagccaggggcaaccatccacaagttctccaaagtaagccatctttcattccaatcctctctccagtcctctctctgtcagcctcaatcctctctctctctctcgctctctcctctccctcGCCCGCGCTTCCTCctctctgagcagcgctgatctttatctgctccagctgggtgattcctgatgggagtcagctgcatagagtgaagccagggagctgggcgctctccatggtcctgaaaatggtgcaggaataagggtgcaGAGTAGAAGCGGAGtgctggagaactcagggtccgtaacaccttcttgtagcgtttcagcctgattggaccttgttttcacacaaatggacccagaatgatgtgaaattgtgcttcgtgcaacataattctgggtgccatttacaaaacataagtgctaatgactccattcctttttgtggttgtaggggcttttgattggagtacactaaaacaaacctaacctctctaggacattcagaagccaagttataagcccacaaatgtgtaactggactacttctttaaattgacaccagatctggtgacatttgggacatggtttgacccccttaggaaagtgctatcatcatgaaacgttcagataccttacaactcaatagattctaccttcctgtaacgtttcagcctgattggaccttgttttcacacaaatgaacccagaatgatgtgaaattgtgcttcgtgcaacataattctgggtgccatttacaaaccataagtgctaatgactccattcctttttgtggttgtaggggctgttgattggagtacactaaaacaaacctaacctctctagggcattcagaagccaagttataagcccacaaaggtgttactggactacttctttaaagtgacaccaggcccggtgaccttcgggacatggtattaccccctataggaatgagcgatcatcttgaaacgttcagatcacttacaactcaatagattctaccttcttgtagcgtttcagcctgattggaccttgttttcacacaaatggacccagaatgatgtgaaattgtgcttcgtgcaacataattcagggtgccatttacaaaccataagtgctaatgactccattcctttttgtggttgtaggggctgttgattggagtacactaaaacaaacctgacctctctaggacattcagaagccaagttataagcccacaaatgtgtaactggactacttctttaaattgacaccagatccggtgacctttgggacattgtttgacccccttaggaaagtgctatcatcatgaaacgttcagatcacttacaactcaatagattctaccttcctgtaacgtttcagcctgattggaccttgttttcacacaaatgaacccagaatgatgtgaaattgtgcatcgtgcaacataattctgggtgacatttaaaaaccataagttttaatgactccattcctttttggggtaatgggggctgttaattggagtacgctaaaacaaacctgatctctctaggacattcagaagccaagttataagcccacaaatgtgtaactggactacttctttaaattgacaccagatccggtgacctttgggacatggtttgtcccccttaggaaagtgctatcatcatgaaacgttcagatcacttacaactcaatagattctaccttcctgtaacgtttcagcctgattggaccttgttttcacacaaatgaacccagaatgatgtgaaattgtgcttcgtgcaacataattctgggtgccatttacaaaccataagtgctaatgactccattcctttttgtggttgtaggggctgttgattggagtacactaaaacaaacctaacctctctaggacattcagaagccaagttataagcccacaaaggtgtaactggactacttctttaaagtgacactaggcccagtgacctttgggacatggctttaccccctataggaatgtgcgatcatcttgaaacattcagatcacttacaactcaatagattctaccttcttgtagcgtttcagcctgattggaccttgttttcacacaaaaggacccagaatgatgtgaaattgtgcttcgtgcaacataattctgggtgccatttacaaaccttaagtgctaatgactccattcctttttgtggttgtaggggctgttgattggagtacattaaaacaaacctgatctctctaggacattcagacgccaagttataagcccacaaatgtgtaactggactacttctttaaattgacaccagatccggtgacatttgggacatggtttgacccccttaggaaagtgctatcatcatgaaacgttcagataccttacaactcaatagattctaccttcctgtaacgtttcagcctgattggaccttgttttcacacaaatgaacccagaatgatgtgaaattgtgcttcgtgcaacataattctgggtgccatttacaaaccataagtgctaatgactccattcctttttgtggttgtaggggctgttgattggagtacactaaaacaaacctaacctctctaggacattcagaagccaagttataagcccacaaaggtgttactggactacttctttaaagtgacaccaggcccggtgaccttcgggacaagggattacctcctataggaatgagcgatcatcttgaaacgttcagatcacttacaactcaatagattctaccttctgttacgacctcagcctggtctaggttcagggaggcctaacacaggaacgtgagaaaagaaaagaaacaatctgacaccaagtcacaataaaaagaaagtccttttattaactaaaggtgtccctaagggagaaaaaaaacctgtttaatgaaaataggagtttaatttaggctgcaggaacaaatgcttgagggcttaaagtaactaaaggagcaaataacaatgggaacggaaactcactggttctgaaaataaaccaggaacaacggagcttgcccggaggccttaccaaaaggtccactggtgaaccaactcacccacgcaacagtcaactctgttaagagcaaagaaaaccggagctcaaccggttttcttatgcgggtggaaattaaaccagccaggggcaaccatccacaagttctccaaagtaagccatctttcattccaatcctctctccagtcctctctctgtcagcctcaatcctctctctctctctcgctctctcctctccctcGCCCGCGCTTCCTCctctctgagcagcgctgatctttatctgctccagctgggtgattcctgatgggagtcagctgcatagagtgaagccagggagctgggcgctctccatggtcctgaaaatggtgcaggaataagggtgcaGAGTAGAAGCGGAGtgctggagaactcagggtccgtaacacccccatacctaaagtaaagaaaaatggtggaagtgaaaacagaataaaaacaccatttttctcataatgtgtctccccttttttttttctaccagaaacaccaaacgcccacacagagaccgagtccccgccatctgcctaaccaaaaactaactaaaaataagcctagctcttcatgtggatttgggcgggcagattaagcacggtgcaaaagacacaaaaaaacataaccagcaaagagaggttctctttctggagtgctcccgagaaggtgaaatgaatcaccaacactaacccatgggccacaacactaacaaaataacaaatagattatcccctaaagaggaaataatctctccaccctagccaggggatctcagccgtctgaaaactgatcgtgggtgctgaaggatcgcgataaacaatcagcgatgacattctcggttcctttccggtggcggcttcatgtgtttgcagccatcacaggatgcttgaGCACCAACATCCAATACAAACGGGACCTTTGGAGACAGTAAAAATGTTAGTGTAGCTACCACAGCAGCAACTTTCTTATAAAAACAATGAGTTGCGAGGTTCGTTGTTAAGCTGGTCGGTTCCAGATGAGTaacaggattttccaaagccaacagGTCATCCCAGGAGGAAGTGTGAGTAACTATGTTATCCAGATAAATGCTGCACAAAGGAAGTTCTGGCGCCACTAGATGGGTTTGGGTAACCTCATCCAGAACTGGAGTGATGGCAGCGGCTGCGCACACCGCGGCCTCACCGGGTGGTTGTGCAGTAGTCTGAGGAGACAGATATCTTTCCAACATGATAACATTACAAACACAATTTTTCCTGCGACGGTCTGTGATGTTTTTAGCTACTGGTTTACCCCAATTTCTCAGCAACACATCATTCTTAACATAACCAGTAgttccatttattttctttcccacatgctcaaagcagtcggtcAGAGATTTATCAGACCGTTGTTCCGCCTCCAAAGAAGCCGGACTTAGCGGAAACATGTTGGACGACACTTCATTTGTGACCAGATGAGTGGAAGAAGTTGTTTCAGCGGGATTAAGAACATCACTCTGCGAATCGTCAAACAAACTGGAGAGATCCAAAATCTCATGCGCTCTCTTAGCTTGAGATCGGGTACACACACAAGTGGGGAGCACTCCTGCGGGAGTCTCCTCACACTCTCCGGGTGCGATGTTCTCTTTCACCACTGGGGGAGGAATGACcgcacctccagccaagtcgttCCCTAAAAGAAGAGCTACTCCTTCCACAGGCAAGGAAGGGCAGACTGCTACTTCACACAACCCAGTAAAAAGTCCACTCCTTAAGTAAATCCTGTGAAGCGGGCGAGAAACAGGCACAGCATTTACTCCAGCCAACAACACGGAAGAGCCGGTAGAGCTCAAGTCATCAAATGGCAACACTTTCTGTGAAATTAACGTCTGAGAAGCCCCAGTGTCTCTTAAAATCTTAACAGGGGTCAGCTTTTCACAGCTTTCTGTAAGAGACACTTGTCCTTCTGACATGAAAGGACCAAAACCACTGTTATTTTCTCCCGACTTGGAGACAAAACCCACGGGCTGCGCAGCAGACCCTCTTTTTTCATTCCTCCGCTTGAGGATTACACAATCTCTCGCGACATGCCCCACCAGGTGGCAATAATAACAGCGAGGTTTCtgaggacgaggaggagaaggagagtttctaaaaggtgttactgacaccgggcgagcagattcaccctgatgaacaccaccaacacggtgcgtcaacacaaactcatccgccagtagggcggctgaggagagagaagagacttgtctttcatttaaatataatgccaacctctctggcaaacacttcttaaattcctccaggagaattagctctttaagatcctgtagagtttcaacctttgaggcaaggatccatttctcaaacatcagagctttttctctagagaactcaacataagtttgcgtggagagttttacattctgtgaccggaacttctgacgataggcttcaggaaccaactcataagcaacaagaacagcagctttcactttattataatccatgcTGTCAGATAAAGAAAGAGAAGCAATTACCTCTTGAGCCTTTCCGGTTAACTTACACTGCAGCATAGTGGACCACACCTCTTGGGGCCAGTCTAAAGCGGCAGCCAGACGCTCGAATGTAGCGAAGTAGCTGTCAACCTCGCTCTCCCGGAAAGTCGGCACCAGAACAAGGCACTTGCTGATGTCACACTCGTTTCTCTGTTTGTCCATGGACCTCTCGTGCTCATAGTTTGTAGTAGAAGAAACACCTCCTCTTGCTTGGTATTCCAACTCCATACGTTTCAGTTTTAACTTTGTTTCAGCCTCGATCTCACAGCGGCGGATCTCCAGTTCGATTTGCTGCAATCGGGACTTTTCCTCAGCCTCATACTTCATGCGGGCCAGCCTGAGACGAAGACGTGCATTCTCCATACTAGCAGCAGAGGAAGTGGTGGATAAACTCTCTCCTGTGAACGGCGTCTGCCGCGAAAGAGCGTCCTGTTCATCTGGGACAGAAAGGCGCTCGGGTGCAGCACCCACAGGAACGGAAGTAGCAGCTTTCACAGTCTGTCCATCCTCCATGTCCTGTTTCAGGGGCAAATCAGAAGAGTCACTGAAAGGAGGTTGTAACAAACCTTCCTTTTCCAACGCGGCCATCACAGAatcctttaagtcctttttcagcaggttctggatgccttggagaccgaggtgtacagccaactctgccagttcggtccttttgaagctttcgacctggtcccgagaaggggcagccagaaactcctttaAATTAAACATGCTCACGTTAGCACAACAACACGGGTACTCAAATCACACCACCAATCACGTTAACGTGACAAATAAATTAATAACAAAataatatcccggacgagcccccaatatgttacgacctcagcctggtctaggttcagggaggcctaacacaggaacgtgagaaaagaaaagaaacaacctgacaccaagtcacaataaaaagaaagtccttttattaactaaaggtgtccctaagggagaaaaaaaacctgtttaatgaaaataggagtttaatttaggctgcaggaacaaatgcttgagggcttaaagtaactaaaggagcaaataacaatgggaacggaaactcactggttctgaaaataaaccaggaacaacggagcttgcccggaggccttaccaaaaggtccactggtgaaccaactcacccacgcaacagtcaactctgttaagagcaaagaaaaccggagctcaaccggttttcttatgcgggtggaaattaaaccagccaggggcaaccatccacaagttctccaaagtaagccatctttcattccaatcctctctccagtcctctctctgtcagcctcaatcctctctctctctctcgctctctcctctccctcGCCCGCGCTTCCTCctctctgagcagcgctgatctttatctgctccagctgggtgattcctgatgggagtcagctgcatagagtgaagccagggagctgggcgctctccatggtcctgaaaatggtgcaggaataagggtgcaGAGTAGAAGCGGAGtgctggagaactcagggtccgtaacaccttcttgtagcgtttcagcctgattggaccttgttttcacacaaatggacccagaatgatgtgaaattgtgcttcgtgcaacataattctgggtgccatttacaaaacataagtgctaatgactccattcctttttgtggttgtaggggcttttgattggagtacactaaaacaaacctaacctctctaggacattcagaagccaagttataagcccacaaatgtgtaactggactacttctttaaattgacaccagatctggtgacatttgggacatggtttgacccccttaggaaagtgctatcatcatgaaacgttcagataccttacaactcaatagattctaccttcctgtaacgtttcagcctgattggaccttgttttcacacaaatgaacccagaatgatgtgaaattgtgcttcgtgcaacataattctgggtgccatttacaaaccataagtgctaatgactccattcctttttgtggttgtaggggctgttgattggagtacactaaaacaaacctaacctctctaggacattcagaagccaagttataagcccacaaaggtgttactggactacttctttaaagtgacaccaggcccggtgaccttcgggacatggtattaccccctataggaatgagcgatcatcttgaaacgttcagatcacttacaactcaatagattctaccttcttgtagcgtttcagcctgattggaccttgttttcacacaaatggccccagaatgatgtgaaattgtgcttcgtgcaacataattcagggtgccatttacaaaccataagtgctaatgactccattcctttttgtggttgtaggggctgttgattggagtacactaaaacaaacctgacctctctaggacattcagaagccaagttataagcccacaaatgtgtaactggactacctctttaacgtcacaccagatccggtgacctttgggacatggtttgacccccttaggaaagtgctatcatcatgaaacgttcagatcacttacaactcaatagattataccttcctgtaacgtttcagcctgattggaccttgttttcacacaaatgaacccagaatgatgtgaaattgtgcttcgtgcaacataattctgggtgccattgacaaaccataagtgctaatgactccattcatttgtgtggttttaggggctgttgattggagtacactaaaacaaacctaacctctctaggacattcagaagccaagttataagcccacaaatgtgtaactggactacttctttaaattgacaccagatccggtgacctttgggacatggtttgacccccttaggaaatggctatcatcatgaaacgttcagatcacttacaactcaatagattataccttactgtaatgtttcagcctgattggaccttgttttcacacaaatgaacccaggatgatgtgaaattgtgcttcgtgcaacatatttctgggtgccatttaaaaaccataagtgctaatgactccattcctttttggggtaatgggggctgttaattggagtacgctaaaacaaacctgatctctctaggacattcagaagccaagttataagcccacaaatgtgtaactggactacttctttaaattcacaccagatccggtgacctttgggacatggtttgacccccttaggaaaatgttatcatcatgaaacgttcagatctcttacaactcagtagattctaccttcctgtaacgtttcagcctgattggaccttgttttcacttaaatgaacccagaatgatgtgaaattgtgcttcgtgcaacataattctgggtgccatttaccaaccataagtgctaatgactccattcctttttgtgtttgtaggggctcttgattggagtacattaaaacaaacctgatctctctaggacattcagaagccaagttataagcccacaaatgtgaaactggactacttctttaaattgacaccagatccggtgacctttgggacatggtttgacccccttaggaaatcatCTGAATCATGtccacactcggtctgacagagggcattcaggagagtggcccaagcaatacgcgccccgaggagcgtcttgccacatgtcaccactgggtctgaatgagcgcctccaggagagaggcccaaccaagacgcgccccgaggagtgtcttgccacatgccaacaatgggtctgactgagggcctccaggagagaagcccaagcaagacgcgccccgaggagcgtcttgacacatgtcaacactgggtctgacagagggcctccaggagagaggcccaagcaagacgcgccccgaggagtgtctagccacatgtcaccactgggtctgactgagcgcctccaggagagaggcccaagcaagacacgccccgaggagcgtcaggccacatgtcactactcagtctgactgagcgcctccaggagagaggcccaagcaagacgcgccccgaggagcgtcttgccacatgtcagcactgggtctgactgagcgcctccaggagaaaggccccagcaagacgcgccccgaggagcgtcttgccttatgtcagcactcggtctgactgagcgcctccaggagagaggcccaagcaagacgagccccgaggagcgtcttgccacatgtcaacaatgggtctgactgagggcctccaggagagaggcccaagcaagatgcgcccggaggagcgtcttgccacatgtcaacactgggtctgacagagggcctccaggagagaggcccaagcaagacgcgccccgaggagcgtcttgccacatgtcaccactgggtctgactgagcgcctccaggagagaggcccaagcaagacgcaccccgaggagcgtcaggccacatgtcactactcagtctgactgagcgcctccaggagagaggccccagcaagacgcgccccaaggagcgtcttgccttatgtcagcactcggtctgactgagcgcctccaggagagaggcccaagcaagacgagccccgaggagcgtcttgccacatgtcaacaatgggtctgactgagggcctccaggagagaggcccaagcaagatgcgcccggaggagcgtcttgccacatgtcaacactgggtctgacagagggccgccaggagagaggcccaagcaagacgcgccccgaggagcgtcttgccacatgtcacctctggttctgactgagcgcctccaggagagaggcccaagcaagacgtgccccgaggagcgtcttgtcacatgtcaacactgggtctttctgagcgcctccaggagagaagcccaagcaagacgcgccccgaggagcgtgttgccacatgtcagcactcggtctgactgagcgcctccaggagagaagcccaagcaacacgcggcccgaggagcgtcttgccacatgtcagcactcggtctgactgagcgcctccaggagagaggcccaagcaagacgcgccccgaggagcgtcttgccacatgtcacctctggttctgactgagcgcctccaggagagaggcccaagcaacacgcgccccgaggagcgtcaggccacatgtcactactcagtctgactgagcgcctccaggagagaggcccaagcaagacgcgccccgaggagcgtcttgccacatgtcaccacttggtctgactgagcgcatccaggagagaggcccaagcaacacgcgccccgaggagcgtcaggccacatgtcactactcagtctgactgagcgcctccaggagagaggccc contains:
- the LOC139061971 gene encoding uncharacterized protein, translated to MKDGLLWRTCGWLPLAGLISTRIRKPVELRFSLLLTELTVAWEFLAAPSRDQVESFKRTELAELAVHLGLQGIQNLLKKDLKDSVMAALEKEGLLQPPFSDSSDLPLKQDMEDGQTVKAATSVPVGAAPERLSVPDEQDALSRQTPFTGESLSTTSSAASMENARLRLRLARMKYEAEEKSRLQQIELEIRRCEIEAETKLKLKRMELEYQARGGVSSTTNYEHERSMDKQRNECDISKCLVLVPTFRESEVDSYFATFERLAAALDWPQEVWSTMLQCKLTGKAQEVIASLSLSDSMDYNKVKAAVLVAYELVPEAYRQKFRSQNVKLSTQTYVEFSREKALMFEKWILASKVETLQDLKELILLEEFKKCLPERLALYLNERQVSSLSSAALLADEFVLTHRVGGVHQGESARPVSVTPFRNSPSPPRPQKPRCYYCHLVGHVARDCVILKRRNEKRGSAAQPVGFVSKSGENNSGFGPFMSEGQVSLTESCEKLTPVKILRDTGASQTLISQKVLPFDDLSSTGSSVLLAGVNAVPVSRPLHRIYLRSGLFTGLCEVAVCPSLPVEGVALLLGNDLAGGAVIPPPVVKENIAPGECEETPAGVLPTCVCTRSQAKRAHEILDLSSLFDDSQSDVLNPAETTSSTHLVTNEVSSNMFPLSPASLEAEQRSDKSLTDCFEHVGKKINGTTGYVKNDVLLRNWGKPVAKNITDRRRKNCVCNVIMLERYLSPQTTAQPPGEAAVCAAAAITPVLDEVTQTHLVAPELPLCSIYLDNIVTHTSSWDDLLALENPVTHLEPTSLTTNLATHCFYKKVAAVVATLTFLLSPKVPFVLDVGAQASCDGCKHMKPPPERNRECMGVLRTLSSPALRFYSAPLFLHHFQDHGERPAPWLHSMQLTPIRNHPAGADKDQRCSERRKRGRGRGESERERED
- the LOC139061973 gene encoding uncharacterized protein; protein product: MKDGLLWRTCGWLPLAGLISTRIRKPVELRFSLLLTELTVAWEFLAAPSRDQVESFKRTELAELAVHLGLQGIQNLLKKDLKDSVMAALEKEGLLQPPFSDSSDLPLKQDMEDGQTVKAATSVPVGAAPERLSVPDEQDALSRQTPFTGESLSTTSSAASMENARLRLRLARMKYEAEEKSRLQQIELEIRRCEIEAETKLKLKRMELEYQARGGVSSTTNYEHERSMDKQRNECDISKCLVLVPTFRESEVDSYFATFERLAAALDWPQEVWSTMLQCKLTGKAQEVIASLSLSDSMDYNKVKAAVLVAYELVPEAYRQKFRSQNVKLSTQTYVEFSREKALMFEKWILASKVETLQDLKELILLEEFKKCLPERLALYLNERQVSSLSSAALLADEFVLTHRVGGVHQGESARPVSVTPFRNSPSPPRPQKPRCYYCHLVGHVARDCVILKRRNEKRGSAAQPVGFVSKSGENNSGFGPFMSEGQVSLTESCEKLTPVKILRDTGASQTLISQKVLPFDDLSSTGSSVLLAGVNAVPVSRPLHRIYLRSGLFTGLCEVAVCPSLPVEGVALLLGNDLAGGAVIPPPVVKENIAPGECEETPAGVLPTCVCTRSQAKRAHEILDLSSLFDDSQSDVLNPAETTSSTHLVTNEVSSNMFPLSPASLEAEQRSDKSLTDCFEHVGKKINGTTGYVKNDVLLRNWGKPVAKNITDRRRKNCVCNVIMLERYLSPQTTAQPPGEAAVCAAAAITPVLDEVTQTHLVAPELPLCSIYLDNIVTHTSSWDDLLALENPVTHLEPTSLTTNLATHCFYKKVAAVVATLTFLLSPKVPFVLDVGAQASCDGCKHMKPPPERNRECMGVLRTLSSPALRFYSAPLFLHHFQDHGERPAPWLHSMQLTPIRNHPAGADKDQRCSERRKRGNHPAGADKDQRCSERRKRGRGRGESERERED